From the genome of Streptomyces sp. NBC_00659, one region includes:
- a CDS encoding electron transfer flavoprotein subunit beta/FixA family protein: protein MSLRIVVTVKYVPDATGDRHFADDLTVDRDDVDGLLSELDEYAVEQALQIAGDADDAEITVLTVGPEDAKDALRKALSMGADKAIHVEDDDLHGTDAVGTSLVLAKAIEKAGFDLVISGMASTDGTAGIVPALLAERLGVPQVTLLSEVSVEDGVVKGRRDGDTASEQLEASLPAVVSVTDQSGEARYPSFKGIMAAKKKPVQSWDLEDLEIEADEVGLEGAWTKVDSATERPARTAGTIVKDEGEGGKQLAEFLAGQKFI from the coding sequence GTGAGCTTGAGGATCGTTGTCACTGTGAAGTACGTGCCCGACGCCACTGGCGACCGGCACTTCGCCGATGACCTGACCGTCGACCGTGACGACGTGGACGGCCTGCTGTCCGAGCTCGACGAGTACGCCGTCGAGCAGGCGCTGCAGATCGCCGGTGACGCGGACGACGCAGAGATCACCGTGCTGACCGTCGGCCCCGAGGACGCGAAGGACGCGCTGCGCAAGGCGCTGTCCATGGGTGCCGACAAGGCCATCCACGTCGAGGACGACGACCTGCACGGCACCGACGCGGTGGGCACCTCGCTGGTGCTGGCCAAGGCGATCGAGAAGGCCGGCTTCGACCTGGTCATCTCGGGCATGGCGTCCACGGACGGCACCGCGGGCATCGTCCCGGCGCTGCTGGCCGAGCGCCTGGGTGTCCCGCAGGTCACGCTGCTCTCCGAGGTCTCGGTCGAGGACGGCGTGGTCAAGGGCCGCCGTGACGGCGACACCGCCTCCGAGCAGCTGGAGGCCTCCCTGCCCGCGGTCGTGTCGGTGACCGACCAGTCGGGCGAGGCGCGTTACCCGTCCTTCAAGGGCATCATGGCCGCCAAGAAGAAGCCGGTTCAGTCCTGGGACCTCGAGGACCTGGAGATCGAGGCGGACGAGGTCGGCCTCGAGGGCGCCTGGACCAAGGTCGACTCCGCGACCGAGCGTCCGGCGCGCACCGCAGGCACGATCGTCAAGGACGAGGGCGAGGGCGGCAAGCAGCTCGCCGAGTTCCTCGCGGGCCAGAAGTTCATCTAG
- a CDS encoding DUF6421 family protein — MTEVLVQVGSEERVPPVARVVEHPAWPVLKAAVEQIRPWQSKDGSIDFEAEGAPAAADVEAVVRRATEAIDELSPLLPHDVAYHEALVKDLRRWADSGFQVPDFLDSLLAFQPAANREDGLQHLVVFAMYTQNGNPDRNLEAVVLRMVWPEWLSELERTRYDNPLFCGITFEDFTAGYDTNSAVLFPETIAVREAPERFTWGGIFCDREAARFRAVTDAAVDTLGLELPEDIAAMVHDQERCEKAFVLWDMVHDRTHSHGDLPFDPFMIKQRQPFWMYGLEELRCDLTAFKEAVKLESEGNEHGRDVQYAVLFDRMFRFPVSGDRVRNYDGLGGQLLFAYLHKHDVVRWTDNKLHIDWQRAPQVTNQLCSEIEDLYRAGIDRPKLVHWFKAYELVSTYLAPHPGSRWAKGPDALDLSQPPRKLVDDVLPDEFPLSMFYEALSKKLKNVIASTKGITAAGSERVAA; from the coding sequence ATGACGGAAGTTCTTGTGCAGGTGGGTTCGGAGGAGCGGGTTCCTCCCGTGGCCAGGGTGGTGGAGCACCCGGCATGGCCCGTGCTCAAGGCTGCCGTGGAGCAGATCCGGCCCTGGCAGTCCAAGGACGGCTCCATCGACTTCGAGGCGGAGGGCGCCCCCGCCGCCGCCGACGTCGAAGCCGTCGTGCGCCGTGCGACGGAGGCGATAGACGAGCTCTCCCCGCTGCTGCCCCACGACGTCGCCTACCACGAGGCGCTCGTGAAGGACCTGCGCCGCTGGGCCGACAGCGGCTTCCAGGTGCCCGACTTCCTCGACTCGCTGCTGGCCTTCCAGCCCGCCGCGAACCGTGAGGACGGCCTCCAGCACCTGGTCGTCTTCGCGATGTACACCCAGAACGGCAACCCGGACCGCAACCTCGAAGCGGTCGTGCTGCGCATGGTGTGGCCCGAATGGCTCTCCGAGCTGGAGCGCACCCGCTACGACAACCCGCTGTTCTGCGGCATCACCTTCGAGGACTTCACCGCGGGGTACGACACCAACTCCGCCGTCCTCTTCCCCGAGACGATCGCCGTGCGCGAGGCACCCGAGCGCTTCACCTGGGGCGGGATCTTCTGCGACCGCGAGGCCGCCCGCTTCCGCGCCGTCACCGACGCCGCCGTGGACACCCTGGGCCTCGAACTGCCCGAGGACATCGCCGCCATGGTCCACGACCAGGAGCGCTGCGAGAAGGCCTTCGTGCTCTGGGACATGGTCCACGACCGCACCCACAGCCACGGCGACCTGCCGTTCGACCCCTTCATGATCAAGCAGCGCCAGCCGTTCTGGATGTACGGCCTGGAGGAGCTGCGCTGTGACCTCACCGCCTTCAAGGAGGCCGTGAAGCTGGAGTCCGAGGGCAACGAGCATGGCCGCGACGTGCAGTACGCGGTGCTCTTCGACCGGATGTTCCGCTTCCCCGTCTCCGGCGACCGTGTCCGCAACTACGACGGTCTCGGCGGCCAGCTCCTCTTCGCCTACCTGCACAAGCACGACGTCGTCCGCTGGACCGACAACAAGCTGCACATCGACTGGCAGCGCGCCCCGCAGGTCACCAACCAGCTGTGCTCCGAGATCGAGGACCTCTACCGGGCCGGCATCGACCGCCCCAAGCTCGTCCACTGGTTCAAGGCCTACGAGCTGGTCTCCACCTACCTCGCCCCGCACCCGGGCTCCCGCTGGGCCAAGGGCCCGGACGCGCTCGACCTGTCGCAGCCGCCGCGCAAGCTCGTGGACGACGTGCTTCCGGACGAGTTTCCCCTGAGCATGTTCTATGAGGCGCTCTCCAAGAAGCTGAAGAACGTGATCGCCTCCACCAAGGGCATCACCGCGGCCGGCTCCGAGCGGGTCGCCGCGTGA
- a CDS encoding SDR family NAD(P)-dependent oxidoreductase, producing the protein MGNGALSGAVIAVAGAGGPAGRAALLRLAEAGATVIGADNDPERLAEAVDAARYAHGGSTVVGDTVDLLDLQSTRDWAGRIQKDFGRVDGLVHLVGGWRGSETFTKTVLDDWDLLELLLIRTVQHTTLAFHEALQASDRGRYVLISAAGASNPTAGNAAYSAAKAAAEAWTLAMGDYFRKAGIAEGAEGATSAAAILVVKALVHDAMRAERPNAKFAGFTDVTELAEAIVGVWDRPAAEVNGKRLWLTEKP; encoded by the coding sequence ATGGGGAACGGGGCTCTCAGCGGTGCGGTGATCGCGGTGGCGGGTGCGGGTGGACCCGCCGGCCGTGCGGCACTGCTCAGGCTCGCCGAGGCGGGCGCGACCGTGATCGGCGCGGACAACGACCCGGAGCGGCTGGCGGAGGCCGTGGACGCGGCCCGTTACGCGCACGGCGGCTCCACCGTCGTCGGTGACACCGTCGATCTGCTGGACCTCCAGTCGACCCGCGACTGGGCCGGGCGCATCCAGAAGGACTTCGGCCGGGTGGACGGGCTCGTCCACCTCGTCGGCGGCTGGCGCGGCAGCGAGACCTTCACCAAGACGGTTCTCGACGACTGGGACCTGCTCGAACTCCTGCTGATCCGCACGGTGCAGCACACCACGCTCGCCTTCCACGAGGCGCTGCAGGCCAGCGACCGCGGCCGGTACGTGCTGATCAGCGCCGCCGGCGCGAGCAACCCCACCGCGGGCAACGCCGCCTACTCCGCGGCCAAGGCCGCCGCCGAGGCGTGGACCCTGGCCATGGGGGACTACTTCCGCAAGGCCGGCATCGCCGAGGGCGCGGAGGGCGCGACATCCGCCGCTGCCATCCTGGTGGTGAAGGCGTTGGTGCACGACGCGATGCGCGCCGAGCGGCCGAACGCGAAGTTCGCGGGCTTCACGGACGTCACGGAACTCGCCGAGGCCATCGTCGGCGTCTGGGACCGGCCCGCCGCCGAAGTGAACGGAAAGCGCCTGTGGCTGACCGAGAAGCCGTGA
- a CDS encoding DUF6986 family protein: MGQGQQEKVATSLPGAVTEAVGASLAAVDAELERRYPGDPGTRQPVHTVYVPGDAFAADTVRAWGDRALAALDEHAPDAASFAAVLGLGDEIAGPVYDRVRAKLEREPVEDLRVDFEDGYGPRPDTEEDATAARAARLIAEAYENGTAAPYMGIRMKCMEAPVRDRGIRTLDIFLTGLMEAGGLPEGLVLTLPKVTYARQVTAMVRLLEEFEKARGLASGRIGFEIQIETSQAILATDGTATVARMIQAAEGRATGLHYGTFDYSACLGVSAAYQSSDHPAADHAKAIMQVAAAGTGVRLSDGSTNVLPVGPTEKVHDAWRLHYGLTRRALARAYYQGWDMHPAHIPTRYAAVFAFYREGFEQAAARLSRYAGHASGDVMDEPATAKALSGYLLRGLDCGALTPTEVTRESGLTRHELEGFARPRRGDLTASGQ; encoded by the coding sequence ATGGGCCAGGGTCAGCAGGAGAAGGTGGCTACGAGCCTCCCGGGCGCCGTCACCGAAGCGGTCGGCGCCTCCCTCGCCGCCGTCGACGCCGAGCTGGAGCGCCGCTATCCAGGAGACCCCGGCACCCGCCAGCCCGTCCATACCGTGTACGTCCCCGGAGACGCGTTCGCCGCCGACACCGTCCGAGCCTGGGGCGACCGCGCCCTCGCCGCTCTCGACGAACACGCCCCCGACGCCGCGTCCTTCGCCGCCGTCCTCGGCCTCGGCGACGAAATCGCAGGGCCCGTCTACGACCGCGTACGCGCCAAGCTGGAGCGCGAACCCGTCGAGGACCTGCGCGTCGACTTCGAGGACGGCTACGGCCCGCGCCCGGACACCGAGGAGGACGCGACGGCGGCCCGCGCGGCCCGGCTGATCGCCGAGGCCTACGAGAACGGCACCGCGGCCCCGTACATGGGCATCCGCATGAAATGCATGGAGGCGCCGGTCCGCGACCGGGGCATCCGTACCCTCGACATCTTCCTGACGGGCCTGATGGAGGCGGGCGGCCTGCCCGAGGGTCTCGTCCTCACCCTGCCCAAGGTGACGTACGCGCGGCAGGTCACCGCGATGGTCAGGCTCCTGGAGGAGTTCGAGAAGGCCCGCGGCCTGGCATCCGGCCGGATCGGCTTCGAGATCCAGATCGAGACCAGCCAGGCCATCCTCGCCACGGACGGCACGGCCACCGTCGCCCGCATGATCCAGGCCGCCGAGGGCCGCGCCACCGGACTGCACTACGGCACCTTCGACTACAGTGCCTGCCTCGGCGTCTCCGCCGCCTACCAGTCGAGCGACCACCCGGCCGCCGATCACGCCAAGGCGATCATGCAGGTCGCGGCCGCCGGCACCGGCGTACGTCTCTCGGACGGCTCCACCAACGTCCTGCCCGTCGGCCCCACCGAGAAGGTCCACGACGCCTGGCGCCTGCACTACGGCCTCACCCGCCGCGCCCTGGCCCGCGCCTACTACCAGGGCTGGGACATGCACCCCGCCCACATCCCGACCCGCTACGCGGCCGTCTTCGCCTTCTACCGCGAGGGCTTCGAACAGGCCGCCGCCCGCCTCTCCCGCTACGCGGGCCACGCCTCCGGCGACGTCATGGACGAACCCGCCACGGCCAAGGCCCTCAGCGGCTACCTCCTCCGCGGCCTGGACTGCGGCGCCCTGACGCCGACGGAGGTGACCCGCGAGTCGGGCCTGACCCGACACGAACTGGAGGGGTTCGCTCGGCCGCGGCGGGGGGACCTGACGGCCTCCGGGCAATGA
- a CDS encoding lysophospholipid acyltransferase family protein, whose amino-acid sequence MAELVYRPVVGLAQTLFKAWDLKIDCKGSENIPRSGGAVLVSNHISYLDFIFDGLAALPQKRLVRFMAKESVFRHKISGPLMRGMKHIPVDRQQGETAYQHALESLRSGEIVGVFPEATISQSFTLKSFKSGAARMAQEAGVPLIPVALWGTQRLWTKGHPRNFKRSHTPITIRVGEPVEAPKDQYAGAITRRLRERVQELLESAQRAYPVRPKGPDDTWWMPAHLGGTAPTPEEVRAAEAR is encoded by the coding sequence ATGGCAGAGCTTGTCTACCGCCCCGTCGTCGGCCTCGCCCAAACGCTCTTCAAGGCGTGGGACCTCAAGATCGACTGCAAGGGATCGGAGAACATTCCGCGCTCGGGCGGCGCCGTGCTGGTCAGTAACCACATCAGCTATCTGGACTTCATCTTCGACGGCCTGGCCGCTCTGCCGCAGAAGCGCCTGGTGCGTTTCATGGCGAAGGAGTCGGTCTTCCGGCACAAGATCTCCGGTCCGCTGATGCGGGGCATGAAGCACATCCCCGTGGACCGCCAGCAGGGCGAGACGGCGTACCAGCACGCGCTGGAGTCGTTGCGTTCCGGTGAGATCGTCGGCGTCTTCCCCGAAGCGACCATCTCGCAGTCGTTCACCCTGAAGAGCTTCAAGTCCGGCGCCGCGCGCATGGCCCAGGAGGCCGGCGTCCCCCTCATCCCCGTGGCCCTGTGGGGCACGCAGCGGCTGTGGACCAAGGGCCACCCGCGCAACTTCAAGCGCAGCCACACCCCGATCACCATCCGGGTCGGCGAGCCGGTGGAGGCCCCGAAGGACCAGTACGCGGGCGCCATCACCCGGCGGCTGCGCGAGCGGGTCCAGGAACTGCTCGAATCGGCCCAGCGCGCCTATCCCGTACGCCCCAAGGGGCCGGACGACACATGGTGGATGCCCGCCCACCTCGGCGGTACCGCGCCGACCCCGGAAGAGGTGCGCGCGGCCGAGGCCCGCTGA
- a CDS encoding endonuclease/exonuclease/phosphatase family protein — protein sequence MPDSRRPTRRAGLRNAVAAAVALPLLTTARASATRRPRPRLDVMTYNLRFASAVEPNSWAVRRPVMRELLHRTRPHVIGTQEGLYQQLLDIEADLAPHYEWIGTGREGGSGDESVALFYDTRRLAPLKHDTFWLSGTPRVIGSNTWGAALPRIATWVRFRDLADGGRQFHVLNTHLDHASQYARARAAALVAERIAEFDPSLPCLVTGDFNAPAHRNEVYDILLGAGLTDTWDTAASRSRLYATFHGYAPLTPDGDRIDWILAGPGVEVHRASIDTFSLHGRFPSDHLPVRASLTLG from the coding sequence GTGCCCGACTCCAGGAGACCGACCAGACGCGCGGGGCTCAGAAACGCGGTGGCCGCCGCGGTCGCCCTGCCCCTCCTCACCACCGCGCGGGCCTCCGCCACCCGACGCCCCCGCCCCCGTCTCGACGTCATGACCTACAACCTGCGCTTCGCGAGCGCCGTGGAGCCCAACAGCTGGGCGGTGCGCCGTCCGGTGATGCGTGAGCTGCTGCACCGTACGCGGCCTCACGTCATCGGCACCCAGGAAGGCCTCTACCAGCAGCTGCTCGACATCGAGGCCGACCTCGCGCCGCACTACGAGTGGATCGGCACCGGCAGGGAGGGCGGCAGCGGCGACGAGTCCGTGGCGCTCTTCTACGACACCCGGCGTCTGGCCCCGCTGAAGCACGACACGTTCTGGCTCTCCGGCACCCCCCGGGTGATCGGCTCGAACACCTGGGGCGCCGCGCTCCCCCGCATCGCCACCTGGGTGCGCTTCCGCGATCTGGCGGACGGCGGACGGCAGTTCCACGTCCTCAACACCCATCTGGACCACGCGAGCCAGTACGCGCGTGCACGGGCCGCCGCCCTCGTCGCCGAACGGATCGCGGAGTTCGATCCGTCCCTGCCGTGCCTGGTCACCGGCGACTTCAACGCGCCGGCGCACCGGAACGAGGTCTACGACATCCTGCTGGGCGCCGGACTCACCGACACCTGGGACACGGCCGCCTCGCGGAGCAGGCTCTACGCGACCTTCCACGGCTACGCGCCGCTGACGCCGGACGGCGACCGCATCGACTGGATCCTCGCGGGCCCCGGCGTCGAGGTGCACCGGGCGTCGATCGACACCTTCTCGCTGCACGGCCGGTTCCCGAGCGACCATCTGCCGGTGCGGGCCTCGCTGACCCTGGGATGA
- a CDS encoding threonine aldolase family protein: MNPPKTDARRHHDPAVRGFASDNYAGTHPEVLAALALANGGHQVAYGEDAYTENLQGIIRSHFGAGAEAFPVFNGTGANVVALQAVTDRWGAVICAESAHINVDEGGAPERMGGLKLLTVPTPDGKLTPELIDRQAFGWDDEHRAMPQVVSITQSTELGTLYTPGEIRAICDHAHAHGMKVHLDGSRISNAAASLDVPMRTFTNAVGVDILSLGGTKNGALFGEAVVVLNQDAVSHMKHLRKLSMQLASKMRFVSVQLEALLAKDLWLRNARHANEMAQRLAEGVRAVHGVEILYPVQANAVFARLPHDVSERLQKRYRFYFWDESAGDVRWMCAFDTTEDDVDGFVAALKEEMAQR; encoded by the coding sequence GTGAACCCTCCGAAGACCGACGCCCGCCGTCATCACGACCCGGCCGTCCGCGGTTTCGCCAGCGACAACTACGCGGGGACCCACCCCGAGGTGCTCGCCGCCCTGGCTCTGGCCAACGGCGGGCACCAGGTCGCGTACGGAGAGGACGCGTACACGGAGAACCTCCAGGGGATCATCCGCAGTCACTTCGGTGCCGGAGCGGAGGCCTTCCCGGTCTTCAACGGCACCGGCGCGAACGTCGTCGCGCTCCAGGCGGTCACCGACCGCTGGGGCGCGGTGATCTGCGCCGAGAGCGCGCACATCAACGTCGACGAGGGCGGTGCCCCCGAGCGCATGGGCGGCCTCAAGCTGCTCACGGTGCCCACGCCCGACGGCAAGCTCACGCCCGAACTGATCGACAGGCAGGCGTTCGGCTGGGACGACGAGCACCGTGCGATGCCGCAGGTCGTCTCGATCACCCAGAGCACCGAACTGGGCACGCTGTACACGCCCGGCGAGATCCGCGCGATCTGCGACCACGCCCACGCGCACGGCATGAAGGTGCACCTGGACGGGTCCCGGATATCCAACGCCGCCGCATCCCTGGACGTCCCGATGCGGACGTTCACCAACGCGGTCGGCGTCGACATCCTGTCGCTGGGCGGCACCAAGAACGGCGCGCTGTTCGGCGAGGCGGTCGTCGTCCTCAACCAGGACGCCGTCAGCCACATGAAGCACCTGCGCAAGCTGTCCATGCAGCTCGCCTCGAAGATGCGCTTCGTATCGGTGCAGTTGGAGGCGCTGCTGGCCAAGGACCTGTGGCTGCGCAACGCCCGGCACGCCAACGAGATGGCCCAGCGCCTCGCCGAGGGCGTCCGCGCCGTGCACGGAGTGGAGATCCTCTACCCGGTCCAGGCCAACGCGGTCTTCGCCCGGCTCCCGCACGACGTGAGCGAGCGGCTGCAGAAGCGCTACCGCTTCTACTTCTGGGACGAGAGCGCGGGCGACGTCCGCTGGATGTGCGCCTTCGACACGACCGAGGACGACGTCGACGGTTTCGTGGCGGCGCTCAAGGAAGAGATGGCTCAGCGGTAG
- a CDS encoding flavin reductase family protein — protein sequence MTAMPGLGTPRPASPDLLRSVFRRHAAGVAVITASGDRGPVGFTATSLTSVSAEPPVVSFGIGTGASSWPAISEAGHVGVHVLGEHQRELAATFARSGADRFGAPTRWRKGPEEVPVLDDVLAWLVCRVVARVPAGDHRIVLAEVVLGDHSGAGGPLLYHQGRFNGLRD from the coding sequence ATGACGGCCATGCCCGGCCTCGGTACCCCACGGCCCGCCTCACCGGATCTGCTGCGCTCCGTGTTCCGGAGGCACGCGGCCGGTGTGGCCGTGATCACCGCCTCGGGTGACCGCGGTCCCGTCGGTTTCACCGCCACCTCGCTCACCTCGGTCTCGGCCGAGCCCCCGGTCGTCTCGTTCGGCATCGGCACCGGCGCCTCCAGCTGGCCCGCGATATCCGAGGCCGGCCATGTCGGCGTGCATGTGCTCGGCGAACACCAGCGGGAGCTGGCCGCCACCTTCGCCCGCAGTGGCGCCGACCGGTTCGGCGCGCCCACCCGTTGGCGTAAGGGGCCCGAGGAAGTTCCGGTGCTCGACGACGTCCTCGCCTGGCTGGTGTGCCGTGTCGTGGCCCGGGTGCCGGCGGGCGACCATCGCATCGTCCTGGCGGAGGTCGTGCTGGGCGATCACTCGGGCGCGGGCGGCCCTCTCCTGTACCACCAGGGCCGGTTCAACGGCCTGCGCGACTGA
- a CDS encoding electron transfer flavoprotein subunit alpha/FixB family protein, translating into MAEVLVYVDHVDGAVRKPTLELLTLARRIGEPVAVALGPGAENTAAALAEHGAVKVLTHDAAEYADYLVVPKVDALQAAYDAVSPAAVLVPSSAEGKEIAARLAVRIGSGIITDATDLEAGDEGPVATQSAFAASFTTKSRVSKGTPVITVKPNSAAVEAAPAAGAVEALTVTFSDKATGTKVTARTPRASTGRPELTEAAIVVSGGRGVNGAENFSIIENLADSLGAAVGASRAAVDAGWYPHTNQVGQTGKSVSPQLYIASGISGAIQHRAGMQTSKTIVAINKDAEAPIFDLVDYGVVGDLFDVVPQLTEEINTRKG; encoded by the coding sequence ATGGCTGAAGTTCTTGTCTACGTCGACCACGTGGACGGTGCCGTCCGCAAGCCCACCCTCGAACTGCTGACGCTGGCCCGCCGTATCGGCGAGCCCGTCGCCGTCGCTCTCGGCCCCGGCGCCGAGAACACCGCCGCCGCGCTCGCCGAGCACGGCGCGGTGAAGGTCCTCACGCACGACGCCGCCGAGTACGCCGACTACCTCGTCGTGCCGAAGGTGGACGCGCTGCAGGCCGCGTACGACGCCGTCTCCCCGGCCGCCGTGCTCGTCCCGTCCTCCGCCGAGGGCAAGGAGATCGCGGCCCGCCTCGCGGTCCGTATCGGCTCGGGCATCATCACCGACGCCACCGACCTGGAGGCCGGTGACGAGGGCCCGGTCGCCACGCAGTCCGCGTTCGCCGCCTCCTTCACCACCAAGTCCCGTGTCTCCAAGGGCACCCCGGTCATCACGGTCAAGCCGAACTCGGCCGCCGTGGAGGCCGCCCCGGCCGCCGGCGCCGTCGAGGCCCTCACGGTCACCTTCTCCGACAAGGCCACCGGCACCAAGGTCACCGCCCGCACGCCGCGCGCCTCGACCGGCCGCCCCGAGCTGACCGAGGCCGCGATCGTCGTCTCCGGCGGCCGTGGCGTCAACGGCGCCGAGAACTTCTCGATCATCGAGAACCTCGCCGACTCGCTCGGTGCCGCCGTGGGTGCCTCGCGTGCCGCGGTCGACGCCGGCTGGTACCCGCACACCAACCAGGTGGGCCAGACCGGCAAGTCCGTCTCGCCGCAGCTCTACATCGCCTCCGGCATCTCCGGCGCCATCCAGCACCGCGCCGGCATGCAGACCTCGAAGACGATCGTGGCGATCAACAAGGACGCCGAGGCGCCGATCTTCGACCTGGTCGACTACGGAGTGGTCGGCGACCTCTTCGACGTCGTGCCGCAGCTCACCGAGGAGATCAACACCCGCAAGGGCTGA
- a CDS encoding DUF4395 domain-containing protein has translation MDIDTRGPRFGAALTTVVLAVTLITGSVWLLAWQTLAFALGTAGGVTRSPYGWAFRKAVRPRLGPPTDFEPPEPPRFAQAVGLAFAVVGLIGWTVGPAWLGSAATACALGAAFLNAAFGYCLGCEMYLVVRRVTVRPK, from the coding sequence ATGGACATCGACACCAGAGGACCGCGGTTCGGCGCGGCGCTCACCACCGTCGTGCTGGCGGTCACGCTGATCACGGGGAGCGTCTGGCTGCTGGCGTGGCAGACACTCGCCTTCGCCCTGGGCACCGCGGGCGGTGTGACCCGCTCGCCGTACGGCTGGGCCTTCAGGAAGGCCGTACGGCCGCGGCTCGGCCCGCCGACGGATTTCGAGCCGCCGGAGCCCCCGCGGTTCGCGCAGGCGGTCGGGCTCGCCTTCGCGGTGGTGGGCCTGATCGGCTGGACCGTGGGGCCCGCGTGGCTGGGCTCGGCGGCAACCGCGTGCGCCCTCGGCGCGGCGTTTCTCAATGCCGCGTTCGGGTACTGCCTCGGGTGTGAGATGTACCTGGTCGTACGACGCGTGACGGTTCGACCAAAGTAA
- a CDS encoding transglutaminase domain-containing protein yields MELIQRTSDLSAYLAADEVVDHGHPLVRETAARLARGSVDSYAYARSAFAFVRDTIPHSADSGDPRVTWRASDVLERRTGICHAKAHALAALLRAEDIPTAFCYQKFEVLHGLVAVRLDGAWHRQDPRGNKPGVDARFSLHGERLAFTPDPDNGELDYPELYAAPHPAVVGAMKAAPGREALLRTLPLAL; encoded by the coding sequence ATGGAGCTGATCCAGAGAACTAGCGACCTGTCCGCCTATCTGGCCGCCGACGAGGTAGTCGACCACGGTCATCCCCTCGTCCGCGAGACAGCCGCACGACTCGCCAGAGGATCCGTGGACTCGTATGCCTATGCGCGATCGGCGTTCGCATTCGTGCGGGACACCATCCCGCACTCGGCCGATTCCGGCGATCCGCGGGTCACCTGGCGCGCCTCCGACGTCCTGGAGCGGCGTACGGGCATCTGTCACGCCAAGGCGCACGCGCTGGCCGCGCTGCTGCGGGCCGAGGACATTCCCACCGCGTTCTGCTACCAGAAGTTCGAGGTGCTGCACGGTCTCGTCGCCGTACGTCTCGACGGCGCCTGGCACCGGCAGGACCCCCGGGGCAACAAGCCCGGTGTGGACGCCCGGTTCTCGCTCCACGGCGAACGGCTCGCCTTCACGCCCGACCCGGACAACGGCGAGCTGGACTATCCGGAGCTGTATGCCGCACCTCACCCGGCCGTGGTCGGCGCCATGAAGGCCGCCCCGGGCCGGGAGGCACTGCTGCGGACACTTCCCCTCGCGCTGTGA
- a CDS encoding TlpA family protein disulfide reductase, which produces MNGLVVCVAVLAAASVYGVLHRWRSGRVRVSGRDGGKRLGAAELGQALGERATLVQFSSAFCAPCRATRRVLGEVSGMVPGVSHVEIDAEDHLDLVRDLGILKTPTVLVLDAGGRIVRRATGQPRKADVIAALGEAV; this is translated from the coding sequence ATGAACGGACTTGTGGTGTGCGTGGCGGTGCTCGCGGCGGCGAGCGTCTACGGAGTGCTGCACCGGTGGCGGAGCGGGAGGGTGCGGGTGAGCGGGCGCGACGGCGGAAAGCGGCTCGGCGCGGCGGAGCTGGGTCAGGCGCTCGGGGAACGGGCCACGCTCGTGCAGTTCTCCAGCGCCTTCTGTGCCCCCTGCCGGGCCACCCGGCGGGTACTGGGCGAGGTGTCCGGCATGGTCCCCGGCGTGTCGCACGTGGAGATCGACGCCGAGGACCACCTGGACCTCGTACGCGATCTCGGCATCCTCAAGACGCCCACCGTGCTCGTGCTCGACGCCGGCGGGCGGATCGTGCGGCGGGCGACGGGGCAGCCGCGCAAGGCGGACGTCATCGCGGCGCTCGGCGAGGCCGTCTGA